DNA from Halostagnicola kamekurae:
GGTGTCAACCGGTCACGGAAAGCCGTTCACGACTGGGTGCAGAAGGCAAATCTACAGCCCGCTAGCAACGCAAGTCCGGATCACGTTGCGCTCGACGAGACGGTGATCCGAATCAATGGCCAGCAGTTCTGGCTGTACGCCGCTGTCGATCCCGAGACGAACGAATTTCTGCATTTACGGCTGTTTACGACGACTACGACGGCATTGACGCAACGGTTTCTGCGAGAGCTTCGTGAGAAACACGACGTTGAGGACGCCGTGTTTCTCGTCGATCACGCACACCATCTAGCGGCTGCATTGCAACGAGCCGGGCTCCGATTTCGATCCGAACGACACGGAAATCGGAACACTGTCGAACGTGTCTTTAGAGAAATAAAACGGCGGACTTCTTCATTCAGCAATAGCTTTAGTCACGTCGATCCAGCGACCGCCGAAACGTGGCTACAAGCCTTTGCCGTCTGGTGGAATTCGCGTAACTAAACACGATGCTTTTAACCTCTGAACAGTGGTTAGTACTCGTGACATTGGCATACGTGGTTCTCACTTTCCAGCTGGTC
Protein-coding regions in this window:
- a CDS encoding IS6 family transposase, whose amino-acid sequence is GVNRSRKAVHDWVQKANLQPASNASPDHVALDETVIRINGQQFWLYAAVDPETNEFLHLRLFTTTTTALTQRFLRELREKHDVEDAVFLVDHAHHLAAALQRAGLRFRSERHGNRNTVERVFREIKRRTSSFSNSFSHVDPATAETWLQAFAVWWNSRN